In one Oncorhynchus nerka isolate Pitt River linkage group LG7, Oner_Uvic_2.0, whole genome shotgun sequence genomic region, the following are encoded:
- the LOC115131884 gene encoding peroxisome proliferator-activated receptor gamma-like isoform X2, with protein sequence MDNKMNSFDMETLSTLDYPYLPSLEYSHNSPHHHSPDRSHSFNHSPDRSHSFNHSPDRSHSFNHSPDRSHSCNHRSDRSHSFNHRSDRSHSFNHSPDRSHSFNHSPDGSHSFNHSPDRSHSFNHSPDRSHSFNHSPDRSHSFNHSPDRSHSCNHRSDRSHSFNHSPDRSHSFNHSPDRSHSFNHSPDRSQSFNHSPDRSLSCNHSPHRNHSINHSPDRSHSYNYTYSVYQHASSPLNIDCRVCGDTASGFHYGVHACEGCKGFFRRTVRLKLVYDLCELHCRIHKKSRNKCQYCRFQKCLLVGMSHDAIRFGRMPQVEREKLQAEFIDVDARNPESADLRALSRLLCLSYHRHFPLTKSKAKAILSGKTHGNSPFVIHDMKSLTAGQYFINCRQLPVLERQRSVLPPEEPAGELELSVFRRIQIRSAEAVQEVTEFAKSIPGFTELDMNDQVILLKYGVIEVMTTMLAPLMNKDGTLFAYGQIFMTREFLKSLRKPFCEMMEPKFEFAVKFNVLELDDSDMALFFAVIILSGDRPGLVNVKPIEGLQETVLQALELQLKTIHPDCPQLFAKLLQKMTDLRQLVANHVRLIHLLKKQELEVCLHPLLQEIMRDLY encoded by the exons ATGGACAACAAGATGAATAGTTTTGACATGGAGACCCTGTCGACGCTGGACTACCCTTATCTCCCTTCTCTAGAGTACAGCCACAACAGTCCCCACCACCACagcccagacagaagccactcattCAACCACAGCCCAGACAGAAGTCACTCATTCAACCACagcccagacagaagccactcattcaaccacagcccagacagaagccactcatgTAACCACAggtcagacagaagccactcattTAACCACAggtcagacagaagccactcattcaaccacagcccagacagaagccactcattCAACCACagcccagacggaagccactcattcaaccacagcccagacagaagccactcatttaaccacagcccagacagaagccactcatttaaccacagcccagacagaagccactcattcaaccacagcccagacagaagccactcatgTAACCACAggtcagacagaagccactcatttaaccacagcccagacagaagccactcatttaaccacagcccagacagaagccactcattTAACCACAGCCCAGACAGAAGCCAATCATTTAACCACAGCCCAGACAGAAGCCTCTCATGTAACCACAGCCCACACAGAAACCACTCAATCAACCACagcccagacagaagccactcatacaactacacatacagcgtGTATCAAC ACGCCAGCTCTCCGCTCAATATTGACTGTAGAGTGTGTGGGGACACGGCCTCAGGCTTCCACTATGGCGTCCATGCCTGTGAGGGCTGCAAG gGGTTCTTCCGCAGAACCGTGCGGTTAAAACTGGTGTATGACCTCTGTGAGCTGCACTGTCGGATTCACAAAAAGAGCCGGAATAAGTGCCAGTACTGTCGCTTTCAGAAATGTCTGCTTGTGGGCATGTCACACGATG CCATCCGCTTCGGCCGGATGccccaggtggagagagagaagctgcaGGCTGAGTTTATAGATGTGGACGCCAGGAACCCAGAGTCAGCGGACCTGAGAGCCCTGTCCAGACTGCTGTGCTTGTCCTACCACAGACACTTTCCCCTGACCAAGAGCAAGGCCAAGGCCATCCTCTCTGGAAAGACCCACGGAAACTCA CCCTTTGTCATCCATGACATGAAGTCTCTGACGGCGGGTCAGTACTTTATAAACTGTAGACAGCTCCCAGTACTGGAGCGCCAGAGGTCCGTCCTGCCCCCTGAGGAGCCTGCTGGGGAGCTGGAGCTCTCCGTCTTCCGCCGCATCCAGATCCGCTCCGCCGAGGCCGTACAAGAGGTCACAGAGTTCGCCAAGAGCATCCCTGGGTTCACGGAGCTGGACATGAACGACCAGGTGATCCTGCTGAAGTACGGGGTCATCGAGGTCATGACGACCATGCTGGCGCCGCTCATGAACAAGGACGGCACACTGTTTGCCTATGGACAGATCTTCATGACCCGGGAGTTCCTCAAGAGCCTGAGGAAGCCCTTCTGTGAGATGATGGAGCCCAAGTTTGAGTTTGCGGTAAAGTTCAACGTGCTGGAGCTGGACGATAGTGATATGGCGCTCTTCTTCGCCGTCATCATCCTCAGTGGAG ACCGTCCAGGCCTGGTGAACGTGAAGCCCATTGAGGGCCTCCAGGAGACAGTGCTGCAGGCCCTGGAGCTGCAGTTGAAGACCATCCACCCAGACTGCCCCCAGCTGTTCGCCAAGCTACTGCAGAAGATGACCGACCTGCGGCAGCTGGTGGCCAACCACGTCCGCCTCATCCACCTGCTCAAGAAGCAGGAGCTGGAGGTGTGTCTGCATCCCCTACTGCAGGAGATCATGAGAGACCTGTACTAA
- the LOC115131884 gene encoding peroxisome proliferator-activated receptor gamma-like isoform X1, with translation MDNKMNSFDMETLSTLDYPYLPSLEYSHNSPHHHSPDRSHSFNHSPDRSHSFNHSPDRSHSFNHSPDRSHSCNHRSDRSHSFNHRSDRSHSFNHSPDRSHSFNHSPDGSHSFNHSPDRSHSFNHSPDRSHSFNHSPDRSHSFNHSPDRSHSCNHRSDRSHSFNHSPDRSHSFNHSPDRSHSFNHSPDRSQSFNHSPDRSLSCNHSPHRNHSINHSPDRSHSYNYTYSVYQRSVNNKPLSPSQSSDCSIVSLSRPRPHSSPPTYTDASSPLNIDCRVCGDTASGFHYGVHACEGCKGFFRRTVRLKLVYDLCELHCRIHKKSRNKCQYCRFQKCLLVGMSHDAIRFGRMPQVEREKLQAEFIDVDARNPESADLRALSRLLCLSYHRHFPLTKSKAKAILSGKTHGNSPFVIHDMKSLTAGQYFINCRQLPVLERQRSVLPPEEPAGELELSVFRRIQIRSAEAVQEVTEFAKSIPGFTELDMNDQVILLKYGVIEVMTTMLAPLMNKDGTLFAYGQIFMTREFLKSLRKPFCEMMEPKFEFAVKFNVLELDDSDMALFFAVIILSGDRPGLVNVKPIEGLQETVLQALELQLKTIHPDCPQLFAKLLQKMTDLRQLVANHVRLIHLLKKQELEVCLHPLLQEIMRDLY, from the exons ATGGACAACAAGATGAATAGTTTTGACATGGAGACCCTGTCGACGCTGGACTACCCTTATCTCCCTTCTCTAGAGTACAGCCACAACAGTCCCCACCACCACagcccagacagaagccactcattCAACCACAGCCCAGACAGAAGTCACTCATTCAACCACagcccagacagaagccactcattcaaccacagcccagacagaagccactcatgTAACCACAggtcagacagaagccactcattTAACCACAggtcagacagaagccactcattcaaccacagcccagacagaagccactcattCAACCACagcccagacggaagccactcattcaaccacagcccagacagaagccactcatttaaccacagcccagacagaagccactcatttaaccacagcccagacagaagccactcattcaaccacagcccagacagaagccactcatgTAACCACAggtcagacagaagccactcatttaaccacagcccagacagaagccactcatttaaccacagcccagacagaagccactcattTAACCACAGCCCAGACAGAAGCCAATCATTTAACCACAGCCCAGACAGAAGCCTCTCATGTAACCACAGCCCACACAGAAACCACTCAATCAACCACagcccagacagaagccactcatacaactacacatacagcgtGTATCAAC GTTCAGTAAACAATAAGCCCTTATCGCCTTCTCAGTCTAGCGACTGTAGCATTGTCAGCCTGTCCAGACCCCGGCCTCACTCCAGTCCCCCTACTTACACAGACGCCAGCTCTCCGCTCAATATTGACTGTAGAGTGTGTGGGGACACGGCCTCAGGCTTCCACTATGGCGTCCATGCCTGTGAGGGCTGCAAG gGGTTCTTCCGCAGAACCGTGCGGTTAAAACTGGTGTATGACCTCTGTGAGCTGCACTGTCGGATTCACAAAAAGAGCCGGAATAAGTGCCAGTACTGTCGCTTTCAGAAATGTCTGCTTGTGGGCATGTCACACGATG CCATCCGCTTCGGCCGGATGccccaggtggagagagagaagctgcaGGCTGAGTTTATAGATGTGGACGCCAGGAACCCAGAGTCAGCGGACCTGAGAGCCCTGTCCAGACTGCTGTGCTTGTCCTACCACAGACACTTTCCCCTGACCAAGAGCAAGGCCAAGGCCATCCTCTCTGGAAAGACCCACGGAAACTCA CCCTTTGTCATCCATGACATGAAGTCTCTGACGGCGGGTCAGTACTTTATAAACTGTAGACAGCTCCCAGTACTGGAGCGCCAGAGGTCCGTCCTGCCCCCTGAGGAGCCTGCTGGGGAGCTGGAGCTCTCCGTCTTCCGCCGCATCCAGATCCGCTCCGCCGAGGCCGTACAAGAGGTCACAGAGTTCGCCAAGAGCATCCCTGGGTTCACGGAGCTGGACATGAACGACCAGGTGATCCTGCTGAAGTACGGGGTCATCGAGGTCATGACGACCATGCTGGCGCCGCTCATGAACAAGGACGGCACACTGTTTGCCTATGGACAGATCTTCATGACCCGGGAGTTCCTCAAGAGCCTGAGGAAGCCCTTCTGTGAGATGATGGAGCCCAAGTTTGAGTTTGCGGTAAAGTTCAACGTGCTGGAGCTGGACGATAGTGATATGGCGCTCTTCTTCGCCGTCATCATCCTCAGTGGAG ACCGTCCAGGCCTGGTGAACGTGAAGCCCATTGAGGGCCTCCAGGAGACAGTGCTGCAGGCCCTGGAGCTGCAGTTGAAGACCATCCACCCAGACTGCCCCCAGCTGTTCGCCAAGCTACTGCAGAAGATGACCGACCTGCGGCAGCTGGTGGCCAACCACGTCCGCCTCATCCACCTGCTCAAGAAGCAGGAGCTGGAGGTGTGTCTGCATCCCCTACTGCAGGAGATCATGAGAGACCTGTACTAA